One stretch of Variovorax sp. TBS-050B DNA includes these proteins:
- a CDS encoding GNAT family N-acetyltransferase → MTTTSHVSYAGGQPHAVTHEAGTLDVRNTHDGSRSLWKLRQDATLEWLDGSDASTDHLLAALEAAFEQHPGHKHFTVAAGHAAAALVQAGVLLPAADGRATCWRDMLWQQPALWLPAVQPPMALRYALTHGKYHPLRPPKREGVLYQRFIPWLGKTFSFRSFDPEADLARFNRWMNDPDVAVIWEEQGDLDKHRAYLAAIDRDPHMQSMVACLDGEPFGYFETYWAKESRIAPFYDVDDHDRGWHVLIGEPAFRGRAFATAWLTSISHYIFLCDPRTRRAVGEPRIDHVQQIRNLDKSGYAKVKEFDLPHKRALLVVMLRERYFIDALWLPRSDGAAAATPAQHTA, encoded by the coding sequence ATGACCACCACCTCCCACGTCTCCTACGCAGGCGGCCAGCCGCATGCCGTCACGCACGAGGCCGGCACGCTGGACGTGCGCAACACGCACGACGGCTCGCGCTCGCTCTGGAAGCTCCGGCAGGATGCGACGCTCGAATGGCTCGACGGCAGCGACGCCTCGACGGACCACCTGCTCGCGGCGCTCGAGGCCGCCTTTGAGCAGCATCCGGGCCACAAGCACTTCACCGTCGCGGCCGGCCATGCGGCCGCCGCGCTCGTGCAAGCGGGCGTGCTGCTGCCGGCCGCAGACGGCCGCGCCACCTGCTGGCGCGACATGCTGTGGCAGCAGCCCGCGCTCTGGCTGCCCGCGGTGCAGCCGCCGATGGCGCTGCGCTACGCGCTCACCCACGGCAAGTACCACCCGCTGCGGCCGCCGAAGCGCGAGGGCGTGCTCTACCAGCGCTTCATTCCCTGGCTCGGCAAGACCTTCTCGTTCCGCAGCTTCGACCCCGAGGCCGACCTCGCGCGCTTCAACCGCTGGATGAACGACCCCGACGTGGCCGTGATCTGGGAGGAGCAAGGCGACCTCGACAAGCACCGCGCCTACCTCGCGGCCATCGACCGCGATCCGCACATGCAGTCGATGGTCGCCTGCCTCGACGGCGAGCCCTTCGGCTACTTCGAGACCTACTGGGCCAAGGAAAGCCGCATCGCCCCCTTCTACGACGTGGACGACCACGACCGCGGCTGGCACGTGCTGATCGGCGAGCCCGCGTTCCGCGGCCGGGCCTTCGCGACCGCATGGCTCACCTCGATCTCGCACTACATCTTCCTGTGCGATCCGCGCACGCGGCGCGCCGTCGGCGAGCCGCGCATCGACCACGTGCAGCAGATCCGCAACCTCGACAAGTCCGGCTACGCCAAGGTGAAGGAGTTCGACCTGCCGCACAAGCGCGCGCTGCTGGTGGTGATGCTGCGCGAACGCTACTTCATCGACGCCCTCTGGCTGCCCCGCAGCGACGGGGCCGCTGCCGCCACGCCCGCCCAACACACTGCGTAA
- a CDS encoding formyltransferase family protein, translating into MPKAKLVYILSLRNAAADKAGQHIAYKGERRYMASPLEYLARALDETPLGDAYSLEGIVIDDDPGSPRDQAVLQDYGFAFRPGRPWIFPGELTAQGRRLTDLFHAVPSDYRRLPRDAAERPAAKSRFERTLLDKLLTLQADIVVLDGLLVILDELVRPGAAFHRRIVNIHPGITRAESPYERRGAYATLDALHGAQGRRIVDWTTMESVPVAPLLKTGASLHYVDNGIDSGEVIHDVLATDIDPGDTILELRWNNFNRSLFPALHEGLALLARQRPQPTEGNA; encoded by the coding sequence ATGCCCAAGGCCAAGCTCGTCTACATCCTGTCTTTGAGAAACGCCGCCGCCGACAAGGCCGGCCAGCACATCGCCTACAAGGGCGAGCGGCGCTACATGGCCTCGCCGCTCGAATACCTCGCCCGTGCGCTCGACGAGACGCCGCTCGGCGACGCCTATTCGCTCGAAGGCATCGTCATCGACGACGACCCGGGCTCGCCGAGGGACCAGGCCGTGCTGCAGGACTACGGCTTCGCCTTCCGGCCCGGACGGCCATGGATCTTTCCGGGCGAACTCACGGCGCAGGGCCGCAGGCTCACCGACCTGTTCCATGCGGTGCCGTCCGACTACCGCCGCCTGCCGCGCGATGCGGCCGAGCGGCCCGCGGCCAAGAGCCGCTTCGAGCGCACGCTGCTCGACAAGCTGCTGACGCTGCAGGCCGACATCGTGGTGCTCGATGGACTGCTCGTGATCCTCGACGAACTCGTGCGGCCGGGCGCGGCCTTCCACCGCCGCATCGTCAACATCCACCCCGGCATCACGCGCGCCGAATCGCCCTACGAACGCCGCGGCGCATACGCCACGCTCGACGCGCTGCACGGCGCGCAGGGCCGCAGGATCGTGGACTGGACGACGATGGAGAGCGTGCCGGTCGCGCCGCTCCTGAAGACCGGCGCCTCGCTGCACTATGTGGACAACGGCATCGACTCCGGCGAGGTGATCCACGACGTGCTCGCCACCGACATCGACCCCGGCGACACCATCCTCGAACTGCGCTGGAACAACTTCAACCGCAGCCTCTTCCCCGCACTGCACGAGGGCCTCGCGCTGCTCGCACGGCAACGCCCGCAGCCCACCGAAGGAAACGCATGA
- the fhuF gene encoding siderophore-iron reductase FhuF, whose translation MIPLLEPLFPGELAVHGEKLHCADTVPPDAVRVAELLRAPALLAEVLERHAHARGAHGADRRAVASAWSLEYIAMLLPPVMAAASMLQHVFPIAAEHTWVRFDARGAPAGFHLRQLGQPRPGSGTAERYAPLLWLHLAPLFEALTGLTRLAPKILWSNTARLMEPVFDVALAATGGASAIADDRARLLHAPVWPGAQGPRENPLQDRRGHRALKLHRECCLNHLLPHEHWCDACPLAPAQGARTAE comes from the coding sequence ATGATTCCCCTGCTCGAACCGCTGTTCCCGGGCGAACTCGCGGTGCACGGCGAAAAGCTCCACTGCGCCGACACGGTGCCGCCCGATGCGGTGCGCGTGGCCGAGCTGCTGCGCGCGCCCGCGCTGCTGGCCGAGGTGCTGGAGCGCCATGCGCACGCACGGGGCGCGCACGGCGCGGACCGGCGCGCGGTCGCGTCGGCCTGGAGCCTCGAATACATCGCGATGCTGCTGCCGCCCGTGATGGCGGCCGCGAGCATGCTGCAGCACGTGTTCCCGATCGCGGCCGAGCACACCTGGGTACGCTTCGATGCGCGCGGCGCGCCCGCGGGCTTCCACCTGCGGCAGCTCGGCCAGCCGCGGCCGGGCAGCGGCACCGCCGAACGCTATGCACCGCTCTTGTGGCTGCACCTCGCGCCGCTGTTCGAGGCGCTGACCGGCCTCACGCGGCTCGCGCCCAAGATCCTCTGGAGCAACACCGCGCGCCTGATGGAGCCGGTGTTCGACGTGGCGCTGGCCGCCACGGGCGGCGCGAGCGCCATCGCCGACGACCGCGCGCGGCTGCTGCACGCCCCCGTGTGGCCCGGTGCGCAAGGTCCGCGCGAGAACCCGCTGCAGGACCGCCGCGGCCACCGCGCGCTGAAGCTGCACCGCGAGTGCTGCCTCAACCACCTGCTGCCGCACGAGCACTGGTGCGACGCCTGCCCGCTCGCGCCGGCGCAGGGCGCCCGCACGGCCGAATGA
- a CDS encoding iron dicitrate transport regulator FecR, giving the protein MSGIPDEKLIERALALIVESESAAPDAAVAARLALARWRARSGAHAAAAQEARRRWDAIGGMAAELRKLGK; this is encoded by the coding sequence GTGTCCGGCATTCCCGACGAGAAGCTGATCGAGCGCGCGCTCGCGCTGATCGTCGAGAGCGAAAGCGCCGCACCCGATGCCGCGGTGGCCGCGCGCCTCGCGCTGGCGCGCTGGCGTGCCCGATCGGGCGCGCATGCCGCGGCGGCACAGGAAGCGCGGCGCCGCTGGGATGCGATCGGCGGCATGGCGGCCGAACTGCGCAAACTGGGCAAGTAG
- a CDS encoding RNA polymerase sigma factor: protein MRDLVQELVAHYADLRRQLTRDLRDPHYAADIAQSSFERVYAHALKLGKGDIRIDDPSGVAPGAEIESPRALLFRVARNLCVDDARRRKVAQDWIGSHFSTGARQTAPSCECIASQQQVLAQVVRTLEALPPRRREVFLLFRAYGHTRAEIAEQLGITEMAVAKHLLRAAIDCSRAFARLRAELVETTAVSSRASFHAALAEDFG, encoded by the coding sequence ATGCGCGACCTGGTCCAGGAATTGGTAGCTCACTATGCGGACTTGCGCCGGCAGCTGACGCGCGACCTGCGCGACCCGCACTATGCGGCCGACATCGCGCAGTCGAGCTTCGAGCGCGTGTACGCGCATGCGCTCAAGCTCGGCAAGGGCGACATCCGCATCGACGATCCGTCTGGGGTGGCGCCGGGCGCGGAGATCGAATCGCCGCGCGCGCTGCTGTTCCGCGTGGCGCGCAACCTCTGCGTGGACGACGCGCGCCGCCGCAAGGTGGCGCAGGACTGGATCGGCTCGCATTTCAGCACCGGCGCGCGGCAAACGGCGCCCTCCTGCGAATGCATCGCGTCCCAGCAGCAGGTGCTGGCACAGGTGGTCCGGACGCTCGAGGCGCTGCCGCCGCGGCGGCGCGAGGTGTTCCTGCTGTTCCGCGCCTATGGCCACACGCGCGCCGAGATCGCCGAGCAGCTCGGCATCACCGAGATGGCGGTCGCCAAGCATCTGCTGCGCGCCGCGATCGACTGCTCGCGCGCCTTCGCGCGGCTGCGCGCGGAACTGGTGGAGACCACCGCGGTCTCGTCGCGCGCAAGCTTCCACGCCGCGCTCGCCGAAGACTTCGGCTGA
- a CDS encoding glutathione S-transferase N-terminal domain-containing protein, translating to MTDLSSFPITRKWPASQPERLQLYSLPTPNGVKVSIMLEETGLPYEPHLVSFETNDQMSPEFLSLNPNNKIPAILDPDGPGGKPLALFESGAILVYLADKTGQFIPVDAAERYQTLQWLMFQMGGIGPMFGQLGFFHRFAGKDYEDKRPRDRYVAESKRLLGVLDQRLADRAWVMGDSYTIADIAIFPWVRNLIGFYEARELVGFDDFRHVARVLEAFVARPAVVRGLGIPRRG from the coding sequence ATGACCGATCTCTCCAGCTTTCCCATCACGCGCAAATGGCCCGCGAGCCAGCCCGAGCGGCTGCAGCTCTATTCGCTGCCCACGCCCAACGGCGTGAAGGTCTCGATCATGCTGGAGGAAACCGGCCTGCCCTACGAGCCGCATCTGGTCAGCTTCGAGACCAACGACCAGATGTCGCCCGAGTTCCTCTCGCTGAACCCGAACAACAAGATCCCCGCGATCCTCGATCCCGACGGACCGGGCGGCAAACCGCTGGCGCTGTTCGAATCGGGTGCGATCCTCGTCTACCTCGCGGACAAGACCGGTCAGTTCATTCCGGTCGATGCCGCCGAGCGCTACCAGACCCTGCAGTGGCTGATGTTCCAGATGGGCGGCATCGGCCCGATGTTCGGCCAGCTCGGCTTCTTCCACCGCTTCGCCGGCAAGGACTACGAGGACAAGCGCCCGCGCGACCGCTACGTGGCGGAGTCGAAGCGCCTGCTCGGCGTGCTCGACCAGCGCCTCGCCGACCGCGCCTGGGTGATGGGCGACAGCTACACCATCGCCGACATCGCGATCTTCCCGTGGGTGCGCAATCTGATCGGCTTCTACGAGGCGCGCGAACTCGTGGGCTTCGACGACTTCCGTCACGTGGCGCGCGTGCTGGAGGCCTTCGTCGCGCGGCCGGCGGTGGTGCGCGGCCTGGGCATCCCCCGGCGCGGCTGA
- a CDS encoding PhnD/SsuA/transferrin family substrate-binding protein has protein sequence MAFRTHGRKALLPLRSVALAATAWLLAAAAPAAHALVIGITEGVSYQVTESQIAPRFEPIAEALAKALKQPVTVKVLISYDSARAALKEQQVDLAFIHPAHVALEAVKSGRYQALAWTSGYTAYKVSLLCKEPQPISNWKSVADKSLVMPDPDSITSVITRAMLREHGLSPGALKLTNTRYQDAVPFYVQNGFAAYGATAAAGVIKTWKDGGGNVCAESRPVPIKQWLASRKLDAATASTVRETLLGLAQSEAGKRALATSTYTGFVAPSADVETALMSWLGI, from the coding sequence ATGGCATTCCGCACCCACGGCCGCAAGGCGCTGCTCCCCCTTCGTTCCGTCGCGCTCGCCGCGACGGCATGGCTGCTCGCGGCGGCCGCGCCCGCGGCGCATGCACTCGTCATCGGCATCACCGAGGGCGTGAGCTACCAGGTCACCGAAAGCCAGATCGCGCCGCGCTTCGAGCCGATCGCCGAGGCCCTCGCCAAGGCGCTGAAGCAGCCGGTGACCGTCAAGGTGCTGATCTCGTACGACAGCGCGCGCGCGGCGCTGAAGGAGCAGCAGGTCGACCTCGCCTTCATCCATCCGGCCCACGTCGCGCTCGAGGCCGTGAAGAGCGGCCGCTACCAGGCGCTGGCCTGGACCTCGGGCTACACCGCCTACAAGGTCTCGCTGCTGTGCAAGGAGCCGCAGCCGATCTCCAACTGGAAGAGCGTGGCCGACAAATCGCTCGTCATGCCCGATCCGGACTCGATCACCTCGGTGATCACGCGCGCGATGCTGCGCGAACACGGGCTTTCGCCGGGCGCGCTCAAGCTCACCAACACCCGCTACCAGGACGCCGTGCCCTTCTACGTGCAGAACGGCTTTGCGGCCTATGGCGCCACCGCGGCCGCGGGCGTGATCAAGACCTGGAAGGACGGCGGCGGCAACGTCTGCGCCGAGTCGCGGCCGGTGCCGATCAAGCAGTGGCTGGCGTCGCGCAAGCTCGACGCGGCCACGGCGAGCACGGTGCGCGAAACCCTGCTCGGACTCGCCCAAAGCGAAGCGGGCAAGCGCGCGCTCGCCACATCGACCTACACTGGCTTCGTCGCACCCTCGGCCGACGTCGAGACCGCCCTGATGAGCTGGCTCGGCATCTGA